AGGAGCCGGAACGTGGATGCCCCAACAAGACGAACTTGCGGTAGCTGCGATTCGACCCTTGCAAGGCAGCCGGCCGGGTGGCAACTAAATCTGCAACGGTCGTTTTTTCTGGACGTTGGGCGGGCTTCAACGATTGAAGCGCGGTGCCGAGGCGTGCTTCGGGCATAGTAACATCTCCTCCCTTACGACAAATTTAAGCCTATGCGCTCGATGAATTGCCGAAGAGCGGAAAACTACGACGTCACTGCAAAGATGCGAAATTGGATCGTCTAAACTTTTTGCGACGTCTAAAAAGACACTCCTAGTTTTCCGCGAAAGTAACCCATGCGACACGCGCCGCTTGAATCAACTAATCAGCATCTTCGACACGTTCGGCACGCCCACTTTAGCCAATAATACCCCTACATATTACCGGGGTGGTTCGGGCGGAGCCGGTTGATCGCCCGGCTTTTTGCCGAATAAAAAGTGCATGAGATCGCGGGTGCCGATCAACCGCGGGCTGGAAAACATTTCGCCGGCAGGAAAACCCGCGGCCGTTCCCAGTTGCACGGCGAAGGCCTGCACGCGCTGCTCGATCTGCTTTTCCGGCTTGGCGCCGAATTGTGTTTCGTAGCAACGGATGGCTTCGAGCTTGGCTGCCAGCGTGTCGGTAATGTCGACCACGATGCTGCCTGCCCCCGGCGGCACGCCAAATGAGGTGAATGCCAGCGTGTAATACAAATAGGCGGTGATGGTGTGAACCGGCAGACCGTCGAAGTGTTGATCCCACTTGGTTAGCCGTGCGTAGAACACGCTGGCATCGGTAATTTGCATCGCCTGAAAATGGTCGGGCGAAGCCAGTGGCGTTTTTTCGCCAAAGCCAAACACCAACCGCGGCCGGTAGCGGCGGAACACTTTGCCCAACGCCACCCGGGCTTCGAACGTGTCGAACAACCGCCGGTTGGGCAATCCCAACTGCACCCGCACGTGCACGCCGAGTTTTTTTGCCGCCGCCTCGGCTTCGGCCAGCCGCGCTTCCGGCCCAGGCGAATGCGGCGTGGGTTCGCCATCCGTGAGATCGACAATGCCCACGCGATAACCCTGCTTGACCAGTTTGGCCAGCGTGCCGCCGCAGGCGATTTCCACATCATCCGGATGCGCGCCGACGGCAATCACATCGAGCGGTTTTTCGTCAGGCATGGTTTAGAAGTGGAAAGGAAAAATCTCATTTCGGTTTGACTGTGCTCAGTAAGAACGTGGGATTCAATGCGACAAATCGCATCCTTTCCAGTTGCTGTGTGCCGCGAGCGACGTTGATCATGAGCACGTTGACGTCGCCAGTATGCCGTTGCAATCCTTCGCGCACGGCTGCCAAGTTTTCGATGCTGCCGACGGAAGCGACCAATCGCCCGCCGGGCTTCAATTGCTTGTACGCCAGTTCCACCAGCCGGGAAATTTCGCGCCCGCTGCCGCCGACAAAAATGCAATCGGGCTGCGGCAAATTGCCCCACGCCTCCGGGGCACGGCCCAACACGGGCACCAGGTTTTTCACGCGAAAGCGCTCGGCGTTCGCTTTAATCAGCTCGATATCTTCCGGATCCATTTCAATGGCGTAGGCTGTGCCTTCGGCGGCTAACAAGGCGGATTCAACCGAGACCGATCCGCTGCCGGCCCCCACATCCCACACAATGCTGTTCGTTGCGATGGCCAATTCCGCCAGGGCAATGCTGCGGACTTCCGCCGGGGTAAGCAGGCCGCGCTTTGGCCGGGCTTGTAAAAATACTTCATCCGGATTGCCGAAGCGACGCAGCCGTTGGGCATCGGTCGGACGATCGGGCGTTTCCGGCCGCCGCACCAAAATCATCACATTCAGCGGGGCGAATTGCTCACGGGCAATTTCATTCAGCGAGCCTTGCGTTACTCGTTCATCGGGCGAACCGAGATTTTCACACACATAGGCCTGAAAATAATCGATTTGCTCGCCCAGCAAGGCCTTGGCCACGGCGGCGGGCGGAAACGCTTCGCTGGTGAACAGGCCCACGGTGTCGGCGATGCGGATTTTTTCGATCACTGCAGTCAGCGGATGCGAAGCCAAGTTGGTCAGGTAAGCATCTTCCCAACTTTCTTTCACTCGGGCGAACGCCAATTGCATGCTGCTGACGTGCGGCACGACCTCGAAGCGATCCTTGCCGAGCTTATCGCACAAATAGCGGGCCACGCCGTAAAAAAGCGGATCGCCCGAAGCCAGCACGGCGATTTTTTTGTCGCCAGCCTGGCTGACCAGTTGGACGGCTTCATCCAAATTTCCGCCCAGCGACACACGCTGCTCGGTCACGCCCGATTTGGGCAATAACTTGAGCGTGGCCTCCGCGCCAAGCACCAGTTCGGCCTCTTCAATCAGCCTGCGGGCCTGGGCAGTGATTCCTTCCAGTCCATCGTCGCCAATGCCGATGATGTGGATTTTCTTCATGCCGCCGATTCTACGTTATCGGCGTAAAAACGAAAAGCGGTTATCAAACGTCTGACAATAGGGTGCGACAAAAATTCGCCGATTAGTCAGCCAACACGCGGTCGAGCACCAGCAATAGCACGCCGCCGGCGATCAGCGACGAACCGGCAATAACTTCGTGACCTTCGAAAATGCTGACCAACACGAACTGCCTTCCCATCAATGGCAAAACGAACGAGCCGATTCCCAATATCAGCAAAAAGATTGTAATACGGCGCATAAGTGCGCTCCCATAATCTCGCGAAAAGAGAATAAGAAAAGAACGCTCTTAGCGGGGTATTTTAACCAAGGTTCCGTCCGACGCCATCAGGGCGCAAAAAAAGTGCCACGCAAAGATGGGTCCATTGCGTGGCAACGGTGGGTATTTTTAATCGGGGTCGCAAAGCACCGCTGCCCTTGCGGTTCGCGGCAATAGCGACATCAACCAATCACAAAACTTTTTATGCTTGGAACGAGCTGCCGCAGCCACAGCTTTTAACGGCGTTGGGGTTATCGAAGGTGAAGCCGCGTTTTTCCAGCCCTTCGTAAAAATCGACCGTGGTGCCGTCGAGGTATAAAGCGCTTTTCTTATCGACGACCAGGCTCACGCCGTGGCAATCGTATTTGGAGTCGGCCTTTTCATCGAACTTTTGATCAAAGCCCAAGTTGTATTGGAAACCGCTGCAACCACCTCCGGCCACGCCCACGCGCAACAGCGTGCCGGCTCCCATCTTTTGGTCTTCAAGAATTTTCTTGACTTCTTTTGCAGCCCGTTCGGTGAGCGAAACAGCCATGGCGAGTTAAACTCCTGAATTCTTCATTGAAATGGGTTGATAGCGGTGGCTTTTATTTCAGCACTTCTCTGAATTATACGCTGAAATTTTCAAATGGAAGAGGGCAATTTTGTGACGGGCCCATGGACCAAACACCAAGCAGGAACTGAATTTGCCGCTGCCAATTGGCCATTACAATAGGTTTTTGGTTACTTTTCCCTCCCCATACTCGAAAGTTTTCGCAGGCGGTTGACGGAACCGGCGACAATCTCGATTGCGGCTTCCACGTTAGCGGCTGTGTTGAAGCGGCCCAGGCCAAACCGCAGGCTGCTGCGAACGGCATCCTCGGAAAGGCCTAGCGCTCGCAACACATGGCTGGGTTGTGGATTAGCCGAAGTGCAAGCGCTGCCTGCGCTAACAGCCAACCGATCTTGCATGTCCAGCAGCAGCGCCTCACCTTCGACAAAAACAAAACTGACATTCAAATTGCCGGGCAGGCGAACAAGGTTGTTGTTGATCTTGGGCTGATCCAGTTCTGGGCCATTGAGGACCACATTGGGCAGATGTTCGGTCAGCCCGGAAAACAGTCGATTTCTTAGTGCGGCCTGGCGGGGTTGTTCGACGGGCATTTCTTGATCGCACAATTGTAAAGCCCGGGCAAAACCGACAATGCCCGGCACGTTGGCGGTGCCGCTGCGCAAGCCATTTTCTTGCCCGCCGCCGAAAATCTGAGGTTCCAATTTAACCAGCGGGGTCCGCCGACGTACAAACAACGCGCCGATTCCTTTCGGCCCATAAATCTTGTGGGCCGAAAAGCTCAGCAAATCGACTGGCAAATCGTCCACATGGACAGGCATTTTCCCCACGGCCTGCGTGGCATCGCTGTGCAATAAAATTCCGCGCTGTCGGCACACGGTTCCAATTTCCGCCAAGGGCTGAATCACGCCGATTTCGTTATTCGCCAGCATCACGCTTACCAACACAGTATTCTCACGCATGGCAGCGGCAACTTGCTCGGCTGAAATTAGGCCCGCGCCAGAACTGCCGGCCTGTTCCACAGGCAACAGCGTGATTTCGCAGCCGCGCTGGCTCAGAAACTCCAAGGGATCCAAGATGGCCTTGTGTTCGGTCATCACACTAATGATGTGTGGCGGCCGATCGGGCTTTTTGATCCGTGCTCGCTCCGTCACCCCGCGCAATGCCAGGTTGTTGCTTTCCGTCGCGCCGCTGGTAAACACGATTTCCCGCGGCTGGGCGCCAATACTTTCTGCGATACTTTCCCGGGCTGCAGCCACGGCTTCGCGCGCTTCCCAGCCGTAACGGTGGCTGGTGCTGCCCGCATTTCCAAATTGCTCGCTGAAAAACGGCAACATGGCCTCCAACACCCGCGGATCGACCCGCGTAGTGGCGTGGTTATCCATGTAGATGGGCAAGTCGCTGGCCATTCACTTGTTTATTATCGAGCGACGTTCCCTGTCGAAGAAAAAATACCGGAGAAAAACATACGGAACCCCGATTCCGATCAACCAAACAAAGCTTGCAAGCAAAATTGCGACCACGATTCAAATTGCGGCAAATCGGCAAGCAATTCTGTCACCGGGCGGAAGCCGGCATCCAAAATTTCGCTTTCTCGCGACTTTACCGCCGGGCGCTCTACGTCGAGCAAATGCACCACACCCAAGTGAACCTGGCCGACGGGGGTTTGATCGTCGTTAATCAATCCTACGCAGCGGCCTGTGAACGGGGTATCGATAATCACCTCTTCATCGAGCTCGCGCCGCATGCCTTCGTCGTAGGGAACGCGGCCCTCCGTGGTGCAATCGTCGATGGAAATGTGGCCTCCCACCCCCACGCTCCGTTTGCTGTGGAGGCGGCTTTCGCCCATGCCTTTGCCGCGGGTGTACTGAAACAAATGATTTTGGCCGGTGGCGTCGCGGTGGCGAAAAATGACGTAGGGGATTAACTGCTTGAAATCCGGATTTTCTTCCATTTCGCCCCGCGGACGGTAACTGGTGTTGCCGGCGCTCAGCAGTTCTGCCAGATAACGATCAATTTCGCGGGTGAAGCCCTGGAAATAACCGAGGCGATGAAACAACTCGGTGGGTACAACCAACACGAGTTCGGTATGGACGAGAGACATGAGGAAGAATTCTGGGTAAAGAATTGGGGATTTGGATTCAAAAAGAAGATTAAGCGAGCCAGGCGTAAGAAATTGGTTACCTCGTGAATGATTGGCAGTATACGAATCGCGGCCCGGTCACACAATTAGCATGGCGTCGCCATAGCTGTAAAAGCGGTATTCGTTTCGCACTGCTTCCTCATACGCAGATTGCATAAGTTTGTCGCCGCCAAAGGCTCGCACCAACACCAACAACGTCGTGCTGGGGAGGTGAAAGTTGGTTAACAAGCAATCGACGGCTCGAAAGCGATACGGCGGCCGGATGAACAGTTGAGTTTGTCCTTCCCAAGGTCGCAGCACGCCATCGGCGGCGGCGGTTTCCAAAACGCGCACCGAAGTGGTGCCCACGGCCACAATTCGCCCTTTATTTTTTCGAGCAAGATTAATCCGCTCCACGTTCGTGGCATCGATTTGCCCCCATTCGCTGTGCATGGCATGCTTGTCGAGCTGGGCGGCCTTAATGGGGCGAAAAGTATCCATTCCCACGTGCAACGTCACACGGGCGATGCCGATTTTCGCGGCCTGCAGGCGATCGAGCAATTCGGCCGTGAAGTGCAAACCAGCGGTGGGAGCCGCCACGGAACCGCTGTGCTTGGCATAGACGGTTTGATAGCGCTGCAGATCGGCATCGACCATTTCGCCGTGACGAATGTACTTGGGCAAAGGAACGCGGCCAATCCGCTCCAACAATTTGATGGGGAGCTCATCTTCCGACGGCCGGACCAGCCACACACCCTGCTCCGATTTCGCGATCAATCGCAATTGAGTATCTTCTCGAGCCAAACGGTCGAGCAATTGAATGGTTTCGCCCGGCGCCAGCTTCCCTCGGGCTTTGCACAACACCTGCCACGCACCACTGGGTTCCGAATTGAGGTACAACCCTTCCCAGCGGCCTTTGGTCGACATGCGATAGCCCACCAAGCGGGCAGGAATAACCCTTGTATCGTTCAGCACCAGGCAATCACCAGGGCGGAGTAACTCCGGCAGATCGCGCACATGCTGGTGCATGATTTGACGCTGCGCGCGATCGACCACCATCAACCTGGCGTCGGCCCGATTTGCCATCGGTTCCTGCGCAATCAGATGCTTGGGCAAATTGTAATTGTATTGATCGAGTTCAGAAGTCACGTTCGTCATTGCGCCCTGCCAAAAAATCGCCAAAAACACATCGCAGAAATTTAACGCTGTGGCGGCCCATTTTAACGGGCCGGAAGCGCCAAGCGCAGGGCTATGAACAGGCGTTCACAAAATAGTGTTGATGTTCATGGAGGCGGCTCCTGATAGCATGCATTTGTCTGGCCGAAGTCCTCGGAACTAGACGACTTACGACAAGTAGCTCACACTCCATGATTTTCCCACAACAAGCCAACTTGACGTGTGGTAAAAACCCGGGCACCATCAGGCCACAGTAACCGCAAGCTGTAACAAGCGAGCTTTGGCCACAGGCTTGTTTGATGCCGCTTCAGTTTTCCATCCGGAAGGAATCCGCGATGGCTTGCAGCAGCGACTCCGATGTATCGCCGCTGACTGCCAGCGTCCAACCTGCGGGGGTGCAGGGAAGTTACCCGGGTTGGAGCGTTTTTGAAAACCACGGGGTTGAAATTAGCAAGCGGAATCACTCAGCCGCTAGCGGATTTGGGCTGTTTCTGCGTTGCAAAAAACTCCGCTTGCTTGAAGTGGCGAGAATCGGTACATAGCCCACCCGTGTGTCTGACTCGGCATCACGGGACAGGCATGCGCGCCACGTTCGTGGCTTTTTGAGTCCGACAGGTTTGGAACTTCTGTTGAAAATGGAATTCGTTGCTGCGATGCGCGTATCTATGCGCTAGCAGGCGGTGGGCGCTACAATACGACGGTTGCCCGCATAAAAATCTCATTTTCCTCAGCTTTACCACACATGTCGGCGTCGTGTCATGTTCCTGTTTTGCTGGCAGAAGTTCTGTCGGGCCTAAATCCACAGCCCGGCGGCATTTTTGTCGATGGAACGGCCGGTGGCGGCGGACACACGAGAGCTTTGGCGGAACGAGTGGGACCGACCGGCCGGGTATACGCCATCGATCGTGATCCGGCAGCGGTGAGTGCGGCGGAAAAAAATCTGGCGG
The sequence above is drawn from the Pirellulales bacterium genome and encodes:
- a CDS encoding PIG-L family deacetylase, giving the protein MPDEKPLDVIAVGAHPDDVEIACGGTLAKLVKQGYRVGIVDLTDGEPTPHSPGPEARLAEAEAAAKKLGVHVRVQLGLPNRRLFDTFEARVALGKVFRRYRPRLVFGFGEKTPLASPDHFQAMQITDASVFYARLTKWDQHFDGLPVHTITAYLYYTLAFTSFGVPPGAGSIVVDITDTLAAKLEAIRCYETQFGAKPEKQIEQRVQAFAVQLGTAAGFPAGEMFSSPRLIGTRDLMHFLFGKKPGDQPAPPEPPR
- the cbiE gene encoding precorrin-6y C5,15-methyltransferase (decarboxylating) subunit CbiE, which translates into the protein MKKIHIIGIGDDGLEGITAQARRLIEEAELVLGAEATLKLLPKSGVTEQRVSLGGNLDEAVQLVSQAGDKKIAVLASGDPLFYGVARYLCDKLGKDRFEVVPHVSSMQLAFARVKESWEDAYLTNLASHPLTAVIEKIRIADTVGLFTSEAFPPAAVAKALLGEQIDYFQAYVCENLGSPDERVTQGSLNEIAREQFAPLNVMILVRRPETPDRPTDAQRLRRFGNPDEVFLQARPKRGLLTPAEVRSIALAELAIATNSIVWDVGAGSGSVSVESALLAAEGTAYAIEMDPEDIELIKANAERFRVKNLVPVLGRAPEAWGNLPQPDCIFVGGSGREISRLVELAYKQLKPGGRLVASVGSIENLAAVREGLQRHTGDVNVLMINVARGTQQLERMRFVALNPTFLLSTVKPK
- a CDS encoding iron-sulfur cluster assembly accessory protein, whose translation is MAVSLTERAAKEVKKILEDQKMGAGTLLRVGVAGGGCSGFQYNLGFDQKFDEKADSKYDCHGVSLVVDKKSALYLDGTTVDFYEGLEKRGFTFDNPNAVKSCGCGSSFQA
- a CDS encoding cysteine desulfurase family protein, which codes for MASDLPIYMDNHATTRVDPRVLEAMLPFFSEQFGNAGSTSHRYGWEAREAVAAARESIAESIGAQPREIVFTSGATESNNLALRGVTERARIKKPDRPPHIISVMTEHKAILDPLEFLSQRGCEITLLPVEQAGSSGAGLISAEQVAAAMRENTVLVSVMLANNEIGVIQPLAEIGTVCRQRGILLHSDATQAVGKMPVHVDDLPVDLLSFSAHKIYGPKGIGALFVRRRTPLVKLEPQIFGGGQENGLRSGTANVPGIVGFARALQLCDQEMPVEQPRQAALRNRLFSGLTEHLPNVVLNGPELDQPKINNNLVRLPGNLNVSFVFVEGEALLLDMQDRLAVSAGSACTSANPQPSHVLRALGLSEDAVRSSLRFGLGRFNTAANVEAAIEIVAGSVNRLRKLSSMGREK
- a CDS encoding phosphoesterase, with the protein product MSLVHTELVLVVPTELFHRLGYFQGFTREIDRYLAELLSAGNTSYRPRGEMEENPDFKQLIPYVIFRHRDATGQNHLFQYTRGKGMGESRLHSKRSVGVGGHISIDDCTTEGRVPYDEGMRRELDEEVIIDTPFTGRCVGLINDDQTPVGQVHLGVVHLLDVERPAVKSRESEILDAGFRPVTELLADLPQFESWSQFCLQALFG
- the queA gene encoding tRNA preQ1(34) S-adenosylmethionine ribosyltransferase-isomerase QueA, which translates into the protein MTNVTSELDQYNYNLPKHLIAQEPMANRADARLMVVDRAQRQIMHQHVRDLPELLRPGDCLVLNDTRVIPARLVGYRMSTKGRWEGLYLNSEPSGAWQVLCKARGKLAPGETIQLLDRLAREDTQLRLIAKSEQGVWLVRPSEDELPIKLLERIGRVPLPKYIRHGEMVDADLQRYQTVYAKHSGSVAAPTAGLHFTAELLDRLQAAKIGIARVTLHVGMDTFRPIKAAQLDKHAMHSEWGQIDATNVERINLARKNKGRIVAVGTTSVRVLETAAADGVLRPWEGQTQLFIRPPYRFRAVDCLLTNFHLPSTTLLVLVRAFGGDKLMQSAYEEAVRNEYRFYSYGDAMLIV